From Deinococcus planocerae, one genomic window encodes:
- the rplA gene encoding 50S ribosomal protein L1, whose product MPKHGKRYRAIQSKVDRTRQYSIEEAATLVRDLATAKFDETVEVHFRLGIDPRKSDQNVRGTVSLPHGTGRSVRVAVITRGDNVAAAEAAGADVVGAEDLIERIANGFLEFDAVVATPDVMALVGQRLARLLGPRGLLPNPKSGTVGTDVAGMVRGLKAGRIEFRNDKTGVVHAPIGKASFESGNLSANYTALLNALEAAKPGAAKGVYLRSAHLTTTMGPSIPLTLGSQA is encoded by the coding sequence ATGCCTAAGCACGGCAAGCGTTACCGGGCGATCCAGAGCAAGGTGGACCGCACCCGCCAGTACTCCATCGAAGAGGCCGCCACGCTCGTGAGGGACCTCGCCACCGCGAAGTTCGACGAGACGGTGGAGGTGCACTTCCGGCTGGGGATCGACCCCCGCAAGAGTGACCAGAACGTGCGCGGCACGGTCTCGCTGCCCCACGGCACGGGCCGCAGCGTGCGCGTCGCGGTGATCACGCGCGGTGACAACGTGGCCGCCGCCGAGGCTGCCGGGGCCGACGTGGTAGGCGCCGAGGACCTGATCGAGCGGATCGCGAACGGCTTCCTGGAATTCGACGCCGTGGTCGCGACGCCCGACGTGATGGCCCTCGTCGGCCAGCGCCTCGCGCGTCTGCTCGGGCCGCGCGGCCTGCTGCCCAACCCCAAGAGCGGGACGGTCGGCACCGACGTGGCGGGCATGGTGCGCGGGCTCAAGGCGGGACGCATCGAGTTCCGCAACGACAAGACCGGCGTCGTGCACGCGCCCATCGGGAAGGCGAGCTTCGAGTCGGGCAACCTCAGCGCGAACTACACGGCGCTCCTGAACGCGCTGGAGGCCGCCAAGCCCGGCGCCGCCAAGGGCGTGTACCTCCGCAGCGC